The genomic stretch GTTTCGTCGATGGGTCGCTCCCGGCGAGACGGCGGTCATCACGGCGGCGATCGATTCCAACCGCGAGGAGTTCGCCACCGCAAAATGCCACGTCGAGGTGAAGGATAAGAGAGTCTGCTCCGCGGATCTTTTTTTTGTATTCGTGCCGCACGGGAAATTCGCCGCTGGACATCGCGACGAGGTGCTCGAGGCTTATCTTCTTGAAAACCGGATTCAGGACTCGGAGCCGGAAGCGTCATGACCGATCCGTTCTCACTTTCGGG from bacterium encodes the following:
- a CDS encoding beta-hydroxyacyl-ACP dehydratase, with the protein product MRFLLVDKILKLVPGKSIVATKTMEPDEELFRDHFPGFPVVPGVLLTEMMAQAAGKCLDAEKSPRGRAMLGKISNATFRRWVAPGETAVITAAIDSNREEFATAKCHVEVKDKRVCSADLFFVFVPHGKFAAGHRDEVLEAYLLENRIQDSEPEAS